One segment of Geminicoccaceae bacterium DNA contains the following:
- a CDS encoding glycosyltransferase family 2 protein, with amino-acid sequence MPVISPTIGVCIITYRARDLLEGCITPLRQSPLNPRILVVNSTSNDGTVERALELGAETWVIPRGTFNHGATREAARKRLGTDLVVMMTPDAHPLTHHFLAKLLRPLAEGKADMAYARQLARAEADPIERFIRDFNYPEFGGVRSLASREQHGNYNHFCSNSCAAWRQRALDAIGGFKPTLVSEETVAACELLEAGRSIAYVPEAIVVHSHPTGLWNDFRRQFDVGYSRAQFSDLLLARGKDESRGMEFLRQLIEHLAIERPTLIPYATLHTLVRYLGYRMGMAGHRLPHRLNAWLSSQDFFWQNREIAPEARGENA; translated from the coding sequence ATGCCCGTGATCTCGCCGACCATTGGTGTCTGCATCATAACATATCGCGCGCGTGATCTCCTTGAGGGGTGCATCACGCCGTTGCGCCAATCCCCGCTCAACCCGCGCATCCTGGTGGTCAATTCGACCTCCAACGACGGGACGGTGGAGCGTGCCCTTGAGCTTGGCGCGGAAACATGGGTGATCCCGCGCGGCACGTTCAATCACGGTGCAACCCGCGAAGCTGCGCGCAAGCGCCTGGGTACCGACCTCGTCGTCATGATGACGCCCGACGCTCATCCCCTCACCCATCATTTTCTCGCCAAGCTCCTGCGACCACTGGCCGAAGGCAAGGCCGACATGGCCTATGCCCGCCAGCTTGCGCGGGCCGAGGCCGATCCGATCGAACGCTTCATCCGCGACTTCAACTATCCCGAATTTGGTGGCGTGCGCTCGCTGGCGAGCCGGGAGCAGCACGGCAATTACAACCATTTCTGCTCCAACAGCTGTGCTGCATGGCGACAACGCGCACTCGACGCCATCGGTGGCTTCAAGCCGACGCTGGTCAGCGAGGAAACGGTCGCGGCCTGCGAACTGCTCGAAGCCGGGCGCAGCATCGCCTACGTTCCCGAAGCCATCGTGGTCCATTCGCATCCCACCGGCCTGTGGAACGATTTCCGCCGGCAGTTCGACGTCGGCTACAGCCGCGCCCAGTTCAGCGACCTGCTCCTCGCACGCGGCAAGGATGAGAGCCGCGGAATGGAGTTCCTGCGGCAACTGATCGAGCACCTGGCCATCGAAAGGCCGACGCTCATACCCTACGCTACCCTTCATACGCTCGTTCGTTATCTCGGCTACCGGATGGGCATGGCCGGCCATCGCCTGCCGCACCGGCTCAATGCCTGGCTGAGCAGTCAGGATTTCTTCTGGCAGAACCGCGAGATCGCCCCCGAGGCCCGGGGTGAGAACGCCTGA
- a CDS encoding NTP transferase domain-containing protein, with translation MPSSLPERIPVFILCGGRGTRMGELAAGRPKPMVEIDGEPLLCHLMQAYARFGFRRFILCTGHRGDVISSYFMNYPVASQDFTVDLGNRSISFHQTDRLPDWQVTIAHTGSDSMTGARVARAAARYLDAEETFAVTYGDGLTDADLGAEMIFHLVHRRIGTVLAVNPTSSYGEFRVATNGMSHFMEKPRLDDRWINGGFFFFRRQFLDYLSCDPDCVLEREPLQRLSEQGELALFHHEGFWSSMDTPNDHERMNALCEGGARPWLGAR, from the coding sequence ATGCCATCAAGCCTTCCTGAGCGCATACCCGTTTTCATTTTGTGCGGCGGACGCGGCACCCGGATGGGAGAGCTTGCCGCAGGGCGTCCCAAACCCATGGTGGAGATCGATGGCGAACCGCTGCTGTGCCACCTGATGCAGGCCTATGCGCGCTTCGGCTTCAGGCGGTTCATCCTGTGCACCGGTCATCGCGGCGACGTGATTTCCAGCTATTTCATGAACTATCCCGTGGCTTCACAGGATTTTACCGTGGATCTGGGCAATCGGAGCATATCCTTCCACCAGACGGACCGATTGCCCGACTGGCAGGTGACGATTGCCCACACGGGCAGCGACAGCATGACCGGTGCCAGGGTCGCGCGCGCGGCGGCACGCTATCTCGACGCGGAGGAGACCTTCGCCGTGACCTATGGCGACGGCCTCACCGACGCCGATCTCGGTGCGGAGATGATCTTCCATTTGGTTCATCGACGGATCGGCACCGTTCTCGCCGTCAATCCCACGTCGAGCTACGGTGAATTTCGCGTCGCCACCAATGGCATGTCGCACTTCATGGAAAAGCCCCGGCTGGATGACCGCTGGATCAATGGCGGGTTCTTCTTCTTCCGTCGGCAGTTCCTCGACTATCTGAGCTGCGATCCGGACTGCGTCCTCGAACGCGAGCCGCTGCAACGCCTGTCGGAACAGGGTGAACTCGCCCTGTTCCACCACGAGGGTTTCTGGTCGAGCATGGACACGCCGAACGATCATGAACGCATGAACGCCCTTTGCGAAGGCGGTGCCCGCCCCTGGCTCGGAGCCCGCTGA
- a CDS encoding NAD(P)-dependent oxidoreductase, whose product MSRILLTGASSFTGCWLAEALARRGASVVGPLRGTLTDGDRLRSWRIEKAARHARLVESAPLGSHRLLGIVEREGPFDLVFLHGAEVGNFRSIDYDPLEMARRNTAGIDALLDALARQGCRRMVVTGSLFEADEGRGDGPRPAIGAYGLAKTLSWQAMRFAGERRGFAVGKVIIPHPFGPLEKPGLVSELMRHWMRGAPAPVRHMSRVRDFIPVQILASAQANFALTLPDLQGMFRLAPSGFAETVGSFATRLGDAVRPLVGSACALECAPCPSAAHADDDEPAERINGDGLVDPGAPEMPAIWASIVEFYTRLQQASMDGILSIKS is encoded by the coding sequence ATGAGCCGGATCCTGCTCACCGGAGCAAGTTCGTTCACCGGTTGCTGGCTGGCCGAGGCGCTGGCGCGTCGCGGTGCATCCGTCGTGGGGCCCCTTCGTGGAACCCTGACCGATGGCGACAGACTTCGAAGCTGGAGAATCGAGAAGGCGGCACGACATGCAAGGCTGGTCGAATCCGCTCCCCTGGGCAGTCATCGCCTCCTCGGGATCGTCGAACGGGAGGGACCTTTCGATCTCGTTTTCCTGCATGGTGCCGAAGTGGGAAATTTCCGATCGATTGACTATGACCCACTGGAGATGGCCCGCCGCAACACGGCCGGAATCGATGCGCTGCTCGACGCGCTGGCACGGCAGGGCTGTCGCCGGATGGTCGTCACGGGCAGCCTGTTCGAGGCCGACGAGGGGCGCGGCGACGGTCCGCGCCCGGCCATCGGTGCCTATGGCCTCGCCAAGACACTGAGCTGGCAGGCCATGCGCTTTGCCGGCGAACGCCGCGGCTTCGCCGTTGGCAAGGTGATCATCCCCCATCCCTTCGGGCCTCTGGAAAAACCCGGGCTGGTCAGCGAACTCATGCGTCACTGGATGCGGGGCGCTCCCGCACCGGTCCGACACATGTCCCGGGTTCGCGATTTCATCCCGGTGCAGATCCTCGCCAGCGCCCAAGCGAACTTCGCCCTGACCCTGCCGGACCTTCAGGGGATGTTCCGACTGGCGCCCAGCGGCTTTGCGGAAACTGTCGGCAGTTTCGCGACGCGCCTTGGCGATGCGGTTCGGCCGCTTGTGGGCAGCGCCTGCGCACTCGAATGCGCGCCCTGCCCTTCAGCCGCCCATGCCGATGACGACGAGCCAGCAGAGCGGATCAACGGCGATGGGCTGGTCGATCCCGGTGCACCGGAAATGCCCGCGATCTGGGCGTCCATCGTCGAATTCTACACCAGGTTGCAACAAGCTTCGATGGACGGCATTTTATCAATTAAAAGTTGA
- a CDS encoding glycosyltransferase family 4 protein, giving the protein MRIAFVTNNRFPAREGIARHLTEITTRLDRRGVECIVLSPGSRFGRWQQDRDGSTAHLRYPYWKLRPFHHAMIRRMLQRWIDEGAGDADIIHAHLPLIPPIDTDKPLFVTFHSPLLSDTAAIPERDVRARLVRLNARLVSAGYEQQHIDRASRIIAVSDGVASELDRHYRCPRASVEVITNGVDSRFFGFSPCDRRSRHLLYAGRIGYRKGLFRLLDALALLKDPRIRLEIAGEGPLEGRLRNHARQLGIAERVNFIGFLDRNQLREKLKRVACLVNPADYETGPLTVLEAMSAGTPVLSTATGLVGEMGPHAPVLLTDMTALSLAQAVERILVHPAEARDRALAARRLIDQRFDWERVTDRLLGLYRCNELRAA; this is encoded by the coding sequence ATGCGCATCGCCTTTGTCACCAACAACCGGTTCCCGGCGCGCGAGGGTATCGCCCGCCATCTGACGGAGATCACCACGCGGCTCGACCGGCGCGGTGTCGAGTGCATCGTCCTGTCGCCGGGCAGCCGCTTCGGCCGATGGCAGCAGGACAGGGACGGCAGCACCGCGCACCTGCGCTATCCCTACTGGAAGCTGCGGCCGTTTCACCACGCCATGATCCGGCGGATGCTGCAACGCTGGATCGACGAGGGTGCAGGTGATGCCGATATCATTCACGCGCATCTGCCGCTCATTCCGCCCATCGACACCGACAAGCCGTTATTTGTCACGTTCCACAGCCCGCTGCTGAGCGACACGGCGGCCATTCCCGAAAGGGATGTCCGTGCCAGACTGGTCCGGCTGAATGCCCGACTGGTATCGGCGGGATATGAACAACAGCACATCGACCGTGCAAGCCGGATCATCGCCGTCTCCGACGGCGTGGCCAGCGAGCTCGACCGTCATTACCGCTGCCCGCGGGCATCGGTCGAAGTCATCACCAACGGTGTGGACAGCCGCTTCTTCGGCTTCAGCCCCTGCGACCGCCGCAGTCGTCACCTGCTCTATGCCGGTCGCATCGGTTACCGCAAGGGGCTGTTCCGCCTGCTGGATGCGCTGGCCCTGCTGAAGGATCCGCGCATCCGCCTCGAAATCGCCGGCGAGGGGCCGCTGGAAGGCAGGCTGCGCAATCATGCGAGACAACTCGGCATCGCCGAACGGGTCAACTTCATCGGCTTTCTCGACCGCAACCAGTTGCGCGAGAAGCTCAAGCGCGTGGCCTGTCTCGTCAACCCGGCCGACTACGAAACCGGGCCCCTGACCGTGCTCGAAGCCATGTCGGCCGGCACGCCGGTCCTCTCCACCGCCACCGGGCTGGTGGGCGAGATGGGGCCGCACGCCCCCGTGCTGCTGACGGACATGACCGCTCTCAGCCTCGCCCAGGCGGTGGAACGGATCCTTGTCCATCCGGCCGAGGCGCGAGACCGCGCACTCGCAGCAAGACGCCTGATTGACCAGCGTTTCGACTGGGAACGGGTGACCGACCGGCTCCTCGGCCTGTATCGCTGCAACGAGCTGCGCGCGGCATGA
- a CDS encoding dTDP-4-dehydrorhamnose 3,5-epimerase family protein, whose product MRVLEQPMAGVYLLEPEAHHDERGRFSRCFCVEELDRLDANTGIVQANISHSHRCGTLRGLHYQHPPFAETKYVQCVSGRIHDVVLDLRPRSATFRKWYAAGLDDRNGWIMVIPEGCAHGFMTLEEDCAVQYFVTAPHAPQHEAGVRHDDPAFAIRWPMAPRAISARDASHPLFDERVSPMGETCPA is encoded by the coding sequence ATGCGCGTGCTCGAACAGCCCATGGCAGGCGTCTACCTGCTGGAACCGGAAGCGCACCACGATGAGCGGGGGCGCTTTTCCCGGTGCTTCTGCGTGGAGGAACTGGACCGGCTCGATGCCAATACCGGTATCGTGCAGGCCAATATTTCCCACAGTCATCGATGTGGAACACTGCGCGGCCTGCACTACCAGCACCCCCCGTTCGCCGAGACCAAGTACGTGCAATGTGTATCCGGTCGCATACACGACGTGGTGCTCGACCTTCGTCCCCGCTCGGCGACCTTCCGCAAGTGGTACGCGGCCGGACTTGATGACCGGAATGGATGGATCATGGTGATACCCGAGGGTTGTGCGCACGGATTCATGACACTGGAAGAAGATTGCGCGGTGCAATATTTCGTCACGGCACCCCATGCACCGCAGCATGAAGCCGGCGTGCGCCATGACGATCCGGCCTTTGCCATACGATGGCCGATGGCGCCGCGTGCGATTTCGGCGCGCGATGCGTCGCACCCGCTGTTCGATGAGCGGGTCTCCCCCATGGGAGAGACTTGCCCGGCATGA